In one window of Candidatus Omnitrophota bacterium DNA:
- a CDS encoding type II toxin-antitoxin system VapB family antitoxin, translated as MRVTRTWTISLPPQMSTLAAALARVEHRTKSELIREALRLYVAQRGQPLSLGAAERLTRVGELADAYRHRTATRQPTEAELRKQFKPIRLLHDRLRRRLG; from the coding sequence ATGCGAGTGACGAGGACGTGGACGATTTCGCTGCCGCCTCAGATGAGTACGCTGGCAGCAGCGCTGGCCCGAGTGGAGCATCGCACCAAAAGCGAGCTGATTCGTGAAGCGTTGCGGCTCTATGTGGCGCAACGGGGCCAGCCGCTCTCGCTTGGTGCTGCCGAGCGGCTCACGCGGGTTGGTGAACTTGCCGACGCGTACCGACATCGCACCGCCACGCGCCAGCCTACCGAGGCTGAGCTCCGCAAGCAGTTTAAACCGATTCGCCTGCTGCATGATCGGCTGCGGCGTCGCCTCGGATGA
- a CDS encoding type II toxin-antitoxin system RelE/ParE family toxin, whose protein sequence is MWQVEIHRLVVDEDFARLDVAARQQIAKAIRAKLTTSPTTFGKPLAGPLKGYWRLRVGAYRVIYHIERDRLLVLVINAGMRRDEEVYIEALARLRKLGFL, encoded by the coding sequence ATGTGGCAGGTCGAGATTCATCGCCTCGTTGTCGACGAGGATTTCGCGCGACTTGACGTTGCGGCTCGTCAGCAGATCGCCAAAGCCATTCGGGCGAAATTAACGACGAGTCCCACGACATTCGGCAAGCCGTTGGCCGGACCGCTCAAGGGCTATTGGCGGCTTCGGGTGGGCGCCTACCGCGTCATTTACCACATCGAGCGCGATCGCTTGCTTGTGCTCGTCATCAACGCCGGCATGCGTCGCGATGAAGAAGTGTATATTGAAGCGCTCGCCCGCTTACGCAAGCTTGGCTTTCTCTAA
- a CDS encoding type II toxin-antitoxin system Phd/YefM family antitoxin — protein sequence MRRIKEDTTLVGVSEFRTHAEEIVKTAQREPVIVEKRHKPMAVLLPIEQYERTEGLLDLVEDTILGLLAKERVRRARPKDYISLEELERRVGLRHS from the coding sequence ATGAGACGCATCAAGGAAGACACAACTCTCGTGGGAGTGTCCGAGTTCCGAACGCATGCCGAAGAGATCGTCAAGACAGCCCAGCGAGAACCGGTCATCGTGGAAAAGCGCCACAAGCCGATGGCGGTCTTATTGCCTATCGAGCAGTACGAACGCACAGAAGGGCTGTTGGATTTGGTTGAGGACACCATCTTGGGACTTTTGGCCAAGGAGCGCGTTCGGCGTGCCCGCCCGAAGGATTATATTTCGCTCGAAGAGCTTGAACGACGCGTCGGTCTGCGCCATTCGTGA
- a CDS encoding transketolase family protein translates to MADKATRDGFGEGLLELGKTNPHVVALSGDLEDSCRAIAFKKAYPNRFFSVGIAEQDLIGTAAGLALAGKIPFACSFSQFIVGKTIEQLRLAVCYQQLNVKIAGSHGGLSVGADGATAEALEEFPHMRSLPHMTVIAPCDAIEARKATIACADYPGPVFLRLGRAPAPAVTKESDPYQIGQAITMRPGADVTIIACGVMVGHALAAAEALLKEEIDARVINLHTIKPIDREAIIAAAKDTGALVTAEEHSVIGGLGSAVAEVVVQTHPVPMRFVGVNDRFGTSGDPAVLLKAFHLMPEDIARAAHDVLRLKQQAL, encoded by the coding sequence ATGGCGGATAAAGCGACACGAGACGGATTCGGAGAAGGGCTGCTGGAGTTGGGGAAGACGAACCCTCACGTGGTCGCGCTCTCCGGCGACTTGGAAGATTCTTGCCGCGCGATTGCGTTCAAGAAAGCGTACCCCAATCGATTTTTTTCCGTGGGCATCGCCGAGCAGGATTTGATCGGCACGGCGGCCGGCCTGGCTCTGGCTGGCAAGATTCCGTTTGCGTGCTCGTTCTCCCAGTTCATCGTCGGCAAGACGATTGAGCAGTTGCGCTTGGCCGTCTGCTACCAGCAGCTGAATGTGAAAATCGCCGGCTCGCACGGCGGGCTGTCGGTCGGGGCGGATGGCGCCACCGCCGAAGCGCTGGAAGAGTTTCCCCACATGCGCTCCCTGCCGCACATGACGGTGATCGCGCCGTGCGATGCGATTGAGGCCAGGAAAGCGACGATCGCCTGCGCCGACTACCCGGGCCCGGTGTTCCTGCGGCTGGGTCGAGCCCCCGCCCCGGCGGTGACGAAAGAGTCCGATCCCTACCAGATCGGGCAGGCGATCACGATGCGGCCGGGCGCTGATGTGACCATCATCGCCTGCGGCGTGATGGTCGGGCATGCGCTCGCGGCCGCCGAAGCGCTCCTCAAGGAGGAGATCGACGCGCGCGTCATCAACCTGCACACGATCAAGCCGATCGATCGCGAGGCCATCATCGCCGCCGCCAAAGACACCGGGGCGCTGGTCACGGCCGAGGAACACTCCGTGATTGGGGGCCTGGGCAGCGCGGTGGCTGAAGTGGTGGTGCAAACCCATCCGGTGCCGATGCGCTTCGTCGGTGTCAATGACCGCTTCGGCACCTCAGGCGACCCCGCCGTCCTCCTCAAAGCCTTCCATCTCATGCCCGAGGACATCGCCCGCGCCGCCCACGACGTCCTCCGCCTTAAACAGCAAGCGCTCTAG
- a CDS encoding transketolase, giving the protein MSAQRLQPDLQALKKLAVELRQAILRMIANAGSGHPGGSLSMVELLVGVYWHALRHDPTRPQWPDRDLFLLSKGHGCPALYAVLAYQGYFPKDELMTLRKYPTRLQGHPERNSVPGIEISAGSLGQGLSMANGLAMADRLDGRARRIYCLMGDGEIQEGQVWEAAMTAHHHKLDAVCAIIDANQLQQNGPVKEIQDIEPLADKWRAFGWHTIEIDGHDIAQVCRAYDEAATITGKPQVVVARTVKGKGVSFMELNHAWHGVAPKPDELERALKELES; this is encoded by the coding sequence ATGAGCGCTCAACGGTTGCAACCTGATCTCCAGGCGTTGAAAAAATTAGCGGTGGAATTGCGCCAGGCTATCTTGCGCATGATTGCCAACGCGGGCAGCGGCCATCCCGGCGGCTCCTTGTCCATGGTCGAGCTCCTGGTCGGCGTGTATTGGCACGCGCTGCGCCATGATCCCACACGGCCCCAGTGGCCCGACCGCGACCTCTTTCTCTTGTCCAAAGGGCACGGATGTCCAGCGCTCTATGCGGTGCTGGCGTACCAGGGCTACTTCCCCAAAGACGAGTTGATGACCCTGCGCAAGTATCCTACGAGGCTCCAGGGGCACCCCGAGCGCAACTCGGTGCCGGGAATCGAAATTTCCGCAGGGTCCTTGGGCCAGGGCTTGTCGATGGCCAATGGCTTGGCGATGGCCGATCGGCTGGATGGCCGCGCGCGCCGGATCTACTGCTTAATGGGCGACGGGGAAATCCAGGAAGGCCAAGTGTGGGAGGCGGCGATGACAGCACACCACCACAAGCTGGACGCGGTCTGCGCGATCATCGACGCGAATCAGTTGCAGCAAAACGGGCCGGTCAAAGAGATCCAAGACATCGAGCCGCTCGCTGACAAATGGCGCGCCTTCGGCTGGCATACGATTGAAATCGACGGCCATGACATCGCCCAGGTGTGCCGTGCGTATGATGAAGCCGCGACGATCACCGGCAAGCCCCAGGTCGTCGTCGCGCGCACGGTGAAAGGCAAGGGGGTCTCCTTCATGGAGCTGAACCACGCCTGGCACGGCGTGGCCCCCAAACCCGACGAACTTGAGCGCGCCTTGAAAGAACTTGAGTCTTAG
- a CDS encoding tetratricopeptide repeat protein: MCYLLSSGCATTHVVHRETDRAALSSYLRGLLYERSLKLPDALDAYQLALTHDRRSPVLHVRLGATYVKMGQMDKALDSFERALTLQPDQPDALRWVAMLHASQGQLEKAVDDYERLQRIDPEDQFVLSTLADLYVLQGQLDRAIALYHRISDAAGSSTQLHYNLGVLYGRVGQYEEALRELSRALELQPESLETRLALGLTFELADRPSEAAAHYEAALHLDPFNPRLYFHSARAHASAKQYAQALANYQAVLDLTPHDVDAVVGAVRVWIVQGRYEEAVQFLGKQLEAFGERPDLYVALGIVYREAQQTHEALRAFEKAIALNAEYAQAHFYAASQLDRLGRRDEARRFLQRTLELDAHHSDAMNYLGYIQAEEGTRLEEAKQLIERALMLDPDNGAYLDSLGWVEFKMGHLDEAMKYLERAAVLIDNDAVIFDHLGDVYFQRHDVERARASWQRAAELDPQQTTIQEKLKTMTNHQAPITKQ, encoded by the coding sequence ATGTGCTATCTGCTCAGCAGCGGATGCGCGACGACGCATGTCGTCCATCGAGAGACGGATCGCGCGGCGTTGAGCTCCTACTTGCGCGGCTTGCTCTACGAGCGCTCCTTGAAACTGCCGGACGCCCTCGATGCGTATCAGTTGGCCCTCACCCATGATCGCCGCTCGCCGGTCTTGCATGTGCGGTTGGGGGCGACCTACGTGAAAATGGGCCAGATGGACAAGGCGCTGGACTCCTTTGAGCGCGCTTTAACACTGCAGCCCGACCAGCCCGACGCCTTGCGGTGGGTGGCGATGCTGCACGCCTCGCAGGGCCAGCTCGAGAAGGCGGTTGACGATTATGAGCGGCTGCAGCGGATCGATCCGGAAGACCAATTTGTGCTCAGCACGCTGGCCGATCTCTATGTGCTCCAAGGCCAGCTCGATCGGGCGATTGCGCTCTACCATCGGATCAGCGACGCGGCCGGCTCCTCAACGCAGCTGCACTATAACCTCGGCGTGCTCTACGGCCGGGTGGGGCAGTATGAGGAGGCGCTGCGGGAGCTCTCGCGAGCGCTGGAGCTGCAGCCGGAGAGCCTCGAGACGCGGCTGGCCCTGGGGCTGACCTTTGAGTTGGCCGATCGGCCGTCGGAGGCGGCGGCGCATTACGAAGCCGCCCTGCATCTTGACCCGTTTAACCCGCGCTTGTATTTCCACTCGGCCCGCGCGCACGCCTCGGCCAAGCAGTATGCGCAGGCCCTGGCGAATTATCAGGCGGTGCTGGATCTGACCCCGCATGATGTCGATGCGGTGGTGGGGGCGGTGCGGGTGTGGATCGTCCAGGGCCGCTATGAGGAGGCGGTGCAGTTTCTCGGCAAGCAGTTGGAGGCCTTCGGCGAGCGGCCGGATTTGTATGTCGCCCTCGGCATCGTCTACCGGGAGGCGCAGCAGACCCACGAAGCGCTGCGGGCGTTTGAGAAAGCCATTGCCCTCAACGCCGAGTATGCGCAGGCGCATTTTTACGCGGCCTCGCAGCTGGATCGGCTGGGGCGCCGGGATGAGGCGCGGCGGTTCTTGCAGCGGACGCTGGAGCTTGATGCCCACCACAGCGATGCCATGAATTATCTCGGCTACATTCAGGCCGAAGAGGGCACGCGATTAGAGGAGGCCAAGCAATTGATTGAGCGGGCCCTCATGCTCGATCCGGACAACGGCGCCTACCTCGACAGCCTCGGCTGGGTGGAATTCAAAATGGGGCATCTGGACGAGGCGATGAAATATCTTGAGCGCGCGGCTGTCCTCATCGATAATGATGCGGTGATTTTTGACCATCTCGGCGATGTGTATTTTCAGCGGCATGATGTGGAGCGCGCGCGAGCCAGCTGGCAGCGCGCGGCGGAGCTGGATCCGCAGCAGACGACGATCCAAGAGAAACTAAAAACAATGACCAATCACCAAGCACCAATAACCAAGCAGTGA